In Geobacillus kaustophilus, a genomic segment contains:
- a CDS encoding TIGR00282 family metallophosphoesterase, producing MRILFIGDVVGSPGQKMVEHYLPKLKEKHQPDVVVINGENAAGGKGITEPIYRALLAWGAHVITLGNHAWDKRDIFEFIDQAKALIRPANYPPGTPGKGIVYVPTEHGEAAVINLQGRAFLPAIDCPFQKADELIADASARTPVIIVDFHAEATSEKQAMGWYLDGRVSALIGTHTHVQTADNRILPKGTAYITDVGMTGPYDGILGVDREAVLRKFLTGLPVRFGVKEGRSQLNAVYVDVDEKSGRALRIERLIINDDHPYFE from the coding sequence ATGAGAATTTTATTTATCGGCGACGTCGTCGGTTCGCCGGGGCAAAAAATGGTGGAGCACTATTTGCCAAAGCTGAAGGAAAAACACCAGCCGGACGTTGTGGTGATCAACGGCGAAAACGCCGCCGGCGGGAAAGGGATCACTGAACCGATTTACCGGGCGCTCCTCGCTTGGGGGGCTCATGTGATCACGTTGGGCAACCACGCATGGGACAAACGCGATATTTTTGAGTTTATCGACCAAGCGAAGGCGCTCATCCGCCCGGCCAATTACCCGCCTGGCACGCCGGGAAAAGGGATCGTCTACGTGCCGACCGAGCACGGCGAGGCGGCGGTCATCAATTTGCAAGGACGAGCGTTTTTGCCGGCCATTGACTGCCCGTTTCAAAAAGCGGATGAATTGATCGCCGACGCTTCGGCGCGCACGCCGGTCATCATCGTCGATTTCCATGCTGAGGCGACAAGCGAAAAACAGGCGATGGGCTGGTACTTAGACGGCCGTGTATCCGCGCTCATCGGCACGCATACACACGTCCAGACGGCCGATAACCGCATTTTGCCCAAAGGCACGGCGTACATTACCGATGTCGGCATGACCGGACCGTACGATGGCATTTTAGGCGTCGATCGCGAGGCGGTGCTGCGCAAATTTCTAACCGGGCTGCCGGTTCGTTTCGGCGTCAAGGAAGGAAGAAGCCAGCTGAACGCCGTTTATGTCGATGTGGACGAAAAGAGCGGACGGGCGCTTCGCATCGAACGGTTGATCATTAACGATGACCACCCTTATTTCGAATAG